A portion of the Pseudomonas synxantha BG33R genome contains these proteins:
- the msrA gene encoding peptide-methionine (S)-S-oxide reductase MsrA has product MVLRSEILVNKNVLPTQEQALPGRETPMKLPETHFVNGNPLLGPFLDDVGFAIFGLGCFWGAERKFWERDGVVSTVVGYAGGYTPNPTYEEVCSGLTGHSEVVLVVYDQAKVKYEDLLKMFWELHNPTQGMRQGNDIGSQYRSVIYATTSEQLAAAKTSAEAYQQELTKAGLGEITTEIDEAPTVYFAEAYHQQYLAKNPQGYCGIGGTGVTCPI; this is encoded by the coding sequence ATGGTCTTGCGCTCGGAAATTCTGGTGAACAAAAACGTGCTGCCTACTCAAGAACAAGCTTTGCCTGGCCGTGAAACCCCGATGAAGCTGCCGGAAACCCACTTCGTCAACGGCAACCCGCTGCTGGGCCCCTTCCTGGATGACGTCGGTTTTGCGATCTTCGGCCTGGGTTGTTTCTGGGGCGCTGAACGCAAGTTCTGGGAACGCGACGGCGTGGTCAGCACGGTGGTCGGCTACGCCGGCGGCTACACGCCGAACCCGACCTACGAAGAGGTCTGCTCAGGCCTGACCGGCCATAGCGAAGTGGTACTGGTGGTGTATGACCAGGCCAAGGTCAAGTACGAAGACTTGCTGAAGATGTTCTGGGAATTGCACAACCCTACCCAGGGCATGCGCCAGGGCAACGATATTGGCAGCCAATACCGCTCGGTGATCTACGCCACCACGTCGGAGCAACTGGCGGCGGCGAAAACCAGTGCCGAGGCTTATCAGCAAGAGCTGACCAAGGCCGGCCTGGGTGAGATCACCACGGAAATCGACGAAGCACCGACGGTGTACTTCGCCGAGGCTTACCACCAGCAGTACCTGGCGAAGAATCCGCAGGGTTACTGCGGGATCGGCGGCACCGGCGTGACCTGCCCGATCTGA
- a CDS encoding putative bifunctional diguanylate cyclase/phosphodiesterase, with protein MKSQPDVARMAAEVVTQLPVPSRLGMLRFERLNEASWALLYLDPNCERQFGLPAVELCALIGTPYASLMEPQARYQLHDAIQQQLTHSSHYLVRYTLHTHDGPMSLLEMGEAYKQHNRHLLRGYLMVVDGLFGDTTAPAPTADLENQNSRLQIALELNQRAQQEQLQHLERVRAQQELILLLARQRYTTPNSLQEAAELITRSACDIYQIDCASIWNLEGQRLVPISAYHRADQQHRLPDTIDASGFPDYLEALHSSRAIDATHALRDPRTREMAESLRAKDIHAMLDASIRVDGQVVGVLCLEQSGSSRAWQSDEIAFAGELADQFAQVINNHNRRTATSALHLFQRAVEQSANAFLLVNCDGVVEYVNPSFTAITQYSAEEVHGHRLAQLPALENLSELLFDAPSALAKSNSWQGEFKSRRKNLEPYWGQLSISKVYGDNRELTHYIGIYEDITQTKLAQQRIERLAYTDNLTNLGNRPAFIRNLDERFARDSDSPISLLLVDIDNFKRINDSLGHQTGDKLLISLARRLRNSLSSGGSLARFASNEFAVLLDDSDLETGQQVASQLLATLDKPMFVDNQLISVTGSVGLACAPLHGRDPQTLMRNAGLALHKAKANGKHQVQVFTEALNAEASYKLFVENNLRRALTQNELDVFYQPKLCLRSGRLLGMEALLRWNHPEKGMIRPDQFISVAEETGLIIPIGKWIARQACRMSRQLSAAGMGNLQVAINLSPKQFSDPDLVTSIATILKEEQLPANLLELELTEGLLLEATEDTRLQLDQLKSFGLTLAMDDFGTGYSSLSYLKKFPIDIIKIDRSFIHEIPDNQDDMEITSAVIAMAHNLKLKVVAEGIETAEQLAFLRRHRCDVGQGYLFDRPIPGAELLTMLKRYPRGPIA; from the coding sequence ATGAAAAGCCAACCCGATGTCGCCCGTATGGCGGCCGAGGTAGTGACGCAATTACCGGTGCCTTCGCGCCTCGGTATGCTGCGTTTCGAGCGGCTTAATGAGGCAAGCTGGGCCCTGCTGTACCTCGATCCCAATTGCGAGCGCCAGTTCGGCCTGCCAGCGGTGGAACTCTGCGCGCTGATCGGCACGCCCTACGCCAGCCTGATGGAGCCCCAGGCCCGCTATCAGCTGCACGACGCAATCCAGCAGCAACTGACCCACAGCTCCCATTACCTGGTGCGCTATACCCTACACACCCATGACGGCCCGATGAGCCTGCTGGAAATGGGCGAGGCCTACAAACAACACAACCGCCATCTGCTGCGCGGCTACCTGATGGTGGTCGACGGGCTGTTCGGTGATACCACTGCGCCCGCCCCGACCGCCGACCTGGAAAACCAGAACAGCCGCCTGCAGATCGCCCTGGAACTCAACCAGCGTGCCCAGCAAGAACAGCTGCAACACCTGGAGCGGGTACGCGCCCAGCAGGAGTTGATCCTGCTGCTGGCCCGCCAGCGCTACACCACGCCCAATTCGCTGCAAGAAGCCGCCGAGCTGATTACCCGCAGCGCCTGCGACATCTACCAGATCGATTGCGCCAGCATCTGGAACCTGGAAGGTCAGCGCCTGGTGCCGATCTCGGCGTACCACCGTGCCGACCAGCAGCACCGCCTGCCCGACACCATCGACGCCAGTGGTTTCCCGGATTACCTGGAAGCCCTGCACTCCAGCCGTGCCATCGACGCCACTCATGCCCTGCGCGACCCGCGCACCCGGGAAATGGCCGAAAGCCTGCGCGCCAAAGATATTCACGCGATGCTCGACGCCAGCATTCGGGTCGACGGCCAGGTAGTCGGCGTGCTGTGCCTGGAACAAAGCGGCAGCTCGCGGGCGTGGCAGTCCGATGAGATCGCGTTTGCCGGCGAGTTGGCGGACCAGTTTGCCCAGGTGATCAACAATCACAACCGCCGCACTGCCACCAGCGCCCTGCACCTGTTCCAGCGTGCAGTGGAACAAAGCGCCAACGCCTTTCTGCTGGTCAACTGCGACGGCGTGGTGGAGTACGTCAACCCCAGCTTCACCGCGATCACCCAGTACAGCGCCGAAGAAGTCCACGGCCATCGCCTGGCCCAACTACCGGCCCTGGAAAATCTCAGCGAATTGCTGTTCGACGCGCCGTCGGCCCTGGCCAAAAGCAACAGCTGGCAGGGTGAGTTCAAGAGCCGGCGCAAGAACCTGGAACCCTATTGGGGCCAACTGTCGATTTCCAAGGTGTACGGCGACAACCGCGAGCTGACCCACTACATCGGCATCTACGAAGACATCACCCAGACCAAGCTGGCGCAACAGCGCATCGAACGTTTGGCCTACACCGACAACCTGACCAACCTGGGCAACCGCCCGGCGTTCATCCGTAACCTCGACGAACGCTTTGCCCGCGACAGCGACAGCCCGATCAGCCTGCTGCTGGTGGACATCGACAACTTCAAGCGGATCAACGACAGCCTCGGCCACCAGACCGGCGACAAGTTGCTGATCAGCCTGGCCCGCCGTTTGCGCAATAGCTTGAGCAGCGGCGGCAGCCTGGCGCGCTTCGCCAGTAACGAGTTCGCAGTGCTGTTGGATGATTCCGACCTGGAGACCGGCCAGCAGGTCGCCAGCCAGTTGCTGGCCACGCTCGACAAGCCGATGTTCGTCGACAACCAGTTGATCAGCGTCACCGGCTCCGTGGGCCTGGCCTGCGCGCCACTGCATGGCCGCGACCCGCAGACGCTGATGCGTAACGCAGGGCTGGCGCTGCACAAGGCCAAGGCCAACGGCAAACACCAGGTGCAAGTGTTTACCGAAGCGTTGAATGCCGAAGCCAGCTACAAGCTGTTCGTGGAAAACAACCTGCGTCGAGCCCTGACCCAGAACGAGCTGGACGTGTTCTACCAGCCCAAACTGTGCCTGCGCAGCGGTCGTCTGCTGGGCATGGAAGCCCTGTTGCGCTGGAACCACCCGGAAAAGGGCATGATCCGCCCCGACCAGTTCATCAGCGTGGCCGAAGAGACTGGGTTGATCATTCCGATCGGCAAATGGATCGCCCGCCAGGCGTGCCGCATGAGCAGGCAGTTGAGCGCCGCCGGCATGGGCAATTTGCAGGTGGCGATCAACCTGTCGCCCAAGCAATTTTCCGATCCGGACCTGGTGACCTCGATTGCCACCATCCTCAAGGAAGAACAGCTACCGGCCAACCTGCTGGAGCTGGAGCTGACCGAGGGTTTGCTGCTGGAAGCCACCGAAGACACACGCCTGCAACTGGACCAGTTGAAAAGCTTTGGCCTGACCCTGGCCATGGACGATTTCGGCACCGGTTACTCGTCGCTGAGCTACTTGAAAAAATTCCCCATCGACATCATTAAGATTGATCGCAGCTTTATCCACGAGATCCCGGATAACCAGGACGACATGGAAATCACCTCGGCAGTGATCGCCATGGCTCACAACCTCAAGCTCAAGGTGGTGGCCGAAGGCATCGAGACAGCCGAACAGTTGGCGTTCCTGCGCAGACACCGCTGTGATGTCGGCCAGGGCTACCTGTTCGACCGACCGATCCCCGGTGCAGAGCTGCTGACGATGCTTAAACGCTACCCGCGCGGGCCAATCGCCTGA
- the aceF gene encoding dihydrolipoyllysine-residue acetyltransferase, with product MSELIRVPDIGSGEGEVIELFVKVGDTVEADQSILTLESDKASMEIPAPKAGVVKSLKVKLGDRLKEGDELLELEIEGAADAAPAAAPAAAAEPAPAAEKPAAEAPAAPAAAPAAATVQDIHVPDIGSSGKAKIIELLVKVGDTVEADQSLITLESDKASMEIPSPAAGVVESIAVKLEDEVGTGDFILKLKVQGAAPAAAPAPAAAPAAKAEAAPAAAAPAPAAKAEATPAPAAAAPAPSGAKVHAGPAVRQLAREFGVELSAVSASGPHGRVLKEDVQAYVKAMMQKAKEAPTAGATGGSGIPPIRTVDFSRFGETEEVPMTRLMQIGAAGLHASWLNIPHVTQFDQADITDLEAFRVAQKAVAEKAGVKLTVLPLLLKACAHLLKELPDFNSSLAPSGKAIIRKKYVNIGFAVDTPDGLLVPVIKNVDQKSLLQLAGEAAALAAKARDKKLTPDDMQGACFTISSLGHIGGTGFTPIVNAPEVAILGVSKATIQPVWDGKAFQPKLMLPLSLSYDHRVINGAAAARFTQRLSQLLNDIRTILL from the coding sequence GTGAGCGAACTCATTCGCGTACCTGACATCGGCAGCGGTGAAGGTGAAGTAATCGAGCTGTTTGTGAAGGTCGGGGACACCGTCGAAGCCGACCAGAGCATCCTGACCCTGGAGTCGGACAAGGCGAGCATGGAAATTCCTGCTCCCAAGGCCGGCGTGGTCAAGAGCCTGAAGGTCAAGCTGGGCGACCGCCTGAAAGAAGGCGACGAACTGCTGGAGCTGGAAATCGAAGGCGCCGCTGATGCAGCCCCTGCGGCGGCTCCGGCTGCCGCTGCTGAACCTGCGCCTGCCGCTGAAAAACCTGCTGCCGAGGCCCCAGCGGCCCCGGCTGCTGCACCTGCCGCCGCCACCGTCCAGGACATTCACGTCCCGGACATCGGCTCGTCGGGCAAGGCCAAGATCATCGAGCTGCTGGTCAAGGTCGGCGACACCGTCGAAGCCGACCAATCGCTGATCACCCTGGAGTCCGACAAGGCCTCCATGGAAATCCCTTCGCCGGCTGCCGGCGTAGTGGAAAGCATCGCGGTCAAGCTGGAAGACGAAGTCGGCACCGGTGACTTCATCCTCAAGCTGAAAGTACAAGGCGCTGCCCCGGCAGCCGCTCCAGCACCGGCGGCGGCTCCGGCTGCCAAGGCTGAAGCCGCTCCGGCCGCTGCTGCCCCGGCACCTGCTGCAAAAGCCGAGGCCACACCGGCCCCTGCTGCTGCCGCACCTGCGCCAAGCGGTGCCAAGGTGCACGCCGGCCCTGCCGTGCGTCAGTTGGCCCGCGAGTTCGGCGTCGAGCTGAGCGCCGTCTCGGCCAGCGGCCCGCACGGTCGTGTGCTGAAGGAAGACGTGCAGGCTTACGTCAAAGCCATGATGCAAAAGGCCAAGGAAGCACCGACTGCCGGCGCGACGGGCGGCTCGGGCATTCCGCCGATCCGTACCGTGGATTTCAGCCGCTTCGGCGAAACCGAAGAAGTGCCGATGACCCGCCTGATGCAAATCGGCGCGGCCGGCCTGCACGCCAGCTGGCTGAACATCCCGCACGTGACTCAGTTCGACCAGGCCGACATCACCGACCTGGAAGCTTTCCGCGTTGCGCAGAAAGCCGTGGCCGAGAAGGCCGGCGTGAAGCTGACCGTGCTGCCACTGCTGCTCAAGGCCTGCGCGCACCTGCTCAAGGAACTGCCGGACTTCAACAGCTCGCTGGCGCCAAGCGGCAAGGCGATCATTCGCAAGAAGTACGTCAACATCGGCTTTGCCGTCGACACTCCGGATGGCCTGCTGGTACCGGTCATCAAGAACGTCGACCAGAAGAGCCTGCTGCAACTGGCTGGCGAAGCGGCTGCGCTGGCTGCCAAGGCCCGCGACAAGAAGCTCACCCCGGATGACATGCAGGGCGCCTGCTTCACCATCTCCAGCCTCGGGCACATTGGCGGCACTGGCTTCACGCCAATCGTCAACGCGCCGGAAGTGGCGATCCTGGGTGTTTCCAAGGCCACCATCCAGCCTGTGTGGGACGGTAAAGCGTTCCAGCCCAAGCTGATGCTGCCACTGTCGCTGTCCTACGATCACCGTGTGATCAACGGCGCTGCGGCTGCACGCTTCACCCAGCGCCTGAGCCAGTTGCTGAACGACATCCGCACCATCCTGCTGTAA
- the aceE gene encoding pyruvate dehydrogenase (acetyl-transferring), homodimeric type, translated as MQDLDPVETQEWLDALESVLDKEGEDRAHYLMTRMGELATRSGSQLPYAITTPYRNTIPVTHEARMPGDLFMERRIRSLVRWNAMAMVMRTNLKDSDLGGHISSFASSATLYDIGFNYFFQAPTDEHGGDLIYFQGHTSPGVYARAFMEGRISEEQMNNFRQEVDGQGLSSYPHPWLMPDFWQFPTVSMGLGPIQAIYQARFMKYLEARGFIPEGKQKVWCFLGDGECDEPESLGAISLAGREKLDNLIFVINCNLQRLDGPVRGNGKIIQELEGVFRGAQWNVTKVIWGRFWDPLLAKDVDGILQRRMDEVIDGEYQNYKAKDGAFVREHFFNTPELKAMVADLSDDEIWKLNRGGHDPYKVYAAYHEAVNHKEQPTVILAKTIKGYGTGAGEAKNTAHNTKKVDVDSLKLFRDRFDIPVKDEELENLPFFKPEPNSAEARYLSERRSALGGFVPQRRANSFSVPTPDLSTLKAILDGSGDREISTTMAFVRILAQLVKDKDIGPRIVPIIPDEARTFGMEGMFRQLGIYSSVGQLYEPVDKDQVMFYKEDKKGQILEEGINEAGAMSSFIAAGTSYSSHNQPMLPFYIFYSMFGFQRIGDLAWAAGDSRTRGFLIGGTAGRTTLNGEGLQHEDGHSHILAATIPNCRTFDPTYGYELAVIIQDGMKKMTEEQQDVFYYITVMNESYQQPAMPAGVEEGIIKGMYLLEEDTKEAAHHVQLMGSGTILREVREAAKILRDEFNVGADVWSVTSFNELRRDGLAVERSNRLHPGQKPAKSYVEECLAGRKGPVIASTDYMKLFAEQIRQWVPSKEFKVLGTDGFGRSDSRKKLRHFFEVDRHFVVLAALEALADRGEIEPKVVADAIVKFGINPEKRNPLDC; from the coding sequence ATGCAAGACCTCGATCCCGTCGAAACCCAGGAATGGCTGGACGCCCTGGAATCGGTTCTCGACAAAGAAGGCGAAGACCGTGCTCACTACCTGATGACCCGTATGGGCGAACTCGCGACCCGCAGCGGCTCGCAACTGCCTTACGCCATCACTACGCCATACCGCAACACCATCCCCGTTACCCACGAAGCACGCATGCCTGGCGACCTGTTCATGGAACGCCGCATTCGCTCGCTGGTACGTTGGAACGCCATGGCGATGGTAATGCGCACGAACTTGAAAGATTCGGACCTGGGCGGTCACATTTCCAGCTTCGCTTCCAGCGCCACCCTGTATGACATCGGCTTCAACTACTTCTTCCAGGCCCCGACCGACGAACACGGCGGCGACCTGATCTACTTCCAGGGCCACACCTCGCCAGGCGTCTACGCCCGTGCGTTCATGGAAGGTCGCATCAGCGAAGAACAAATGAACAACTTCCGCCAGGAAGTCGACGGTCAGGGCCTGTCTTCCTACCCGCACCCTTGGCTGATGCCTGATTTCTGGCAGTTCCCGACCGTTTCCATGGGTCTGGGCCCGATCCAGGCGATCTACCAGGCACGCTTCATGAAGTACCTGGAAGCCCGTGGCTTCATCCCGGAAGGCAAGCAGAAAGTCTGGTGCTTCCTGGGTGACGGCGAGTGCGACGAGCCGGAATCCCTGGGGGCCATTTCCCTGGCCGGCCGCGAGAAGCTCGACAACCTGATCTTCGTCATCAACTGCAACCTGCAGCGCCTCGACGGCCCGGTTCGCGGCAACGGCAAGATCATCCAGGAACTCGAAGGCGTGTTCCGTGGTGCCCAATGGAACGTGACCAAGGTCATCTGGGGTCGTTTCTGGGACCCACTGCTGGCCAAGGACGTCGACGGTATCCTGCAACGTCGCATGGACGAAGTCATCGACGGCGAGTACCAGAACTACAAGGCCAAAGACGGCGCGTTCGTTCGCGAACACTTCTTCAACACGCCTGAACTCAAGGCGATGGTTGCCGACCTGTCCGACGACGAAATCTGGAAGCTCAACCGTGGCGGCCACGACCCGTACAAGGTCTACGCGGCGTACCACGAAGCGGTCAACCACAAAGAACAACCAACCGTCATCCTGGCCAAGACCATCAAGGGTTATGGCACCGGTGCCGGCGAAGCGAAGAACACCGCGCACAACACCAAGAAAGTCGACGTCGACAGCCTGAAGTTGTTCCGCGACCGCTTCGACATTCCGGTCAAGGACGAAGAGCTGGAGAACCTGCCGTTCTTCAAGCCTGAGCCAAACAGCGCCGAGGCCCGCTACCTGAGCGAGCGCCGCAGCGCACTGGGTGGCTTCGTGCCACAGCGCCGCGCCAACAGCTTCAGCGTACCGACGCCGGACCTGAGCACCCTCAAGGCCATCCTTGACGGCTCGGGCGACCGTGAAATCTCCACCACCATGGCCTTCGTGCGCATCCTCGCGCAATTGGTCAAGGACAAGGACATCGGCCCGCGCATCGTCCCGATCATCCCGGACGAAGCCCGTACCTTCGGTATGGAAGGCATGTTCCGTCAGTTGGGCATCTACTCCTCCGTCGGCCAGCTCTACGAGCCAGTCGATAAAGACCAGGTGATGTTCTACAAGGAAGACAAGAAGGGCCAGATCCTCGAAGAAGGCATCAACGAAGCGGGCGCCATGAGCTCCTTCATCGCTGCCGGTACCTCGTACTCCAGCCACAACCAGCCGATGCTGCCGTTCTACATCTTCTACTCGATGTTCGGCTTCCAGCGTATTGGCGACCTGGCCTGGGCAGCAGGCGACAGCCGTACCCGTGGCTTCCTGATCGGCGGTACCGCCGGCCGGACCACGCTGAACGGCGAAGGCCTGCAACACGAAGACGGTCACAGCCACATCCTGGCTGCCACCATCCCGAACTGCCGCACCTTTGATCCAACCTACGGCTATGAGCTGGCGGTGATCATCCAGGACGGCATGAAGAAGATGACCGAAGAGCAGCAGGACGTTTTCTACTACATCACCGTGATGAACGAGTCCTACCAGCAGCCAGCCATGCCGGCCGGTGTGGAAGAAGGCATCATCAAGGGCATGTACCTGCTCGAAGAAGACACCAAGGAAGCGGCGCACCACGTACAGCTGATGGGCTCCGGCACCATCCTGCGCGAAGTGCGTGAAGCGGCGAAGATCCTGCGTGACGAATTTAACGTCGGCGCCGACGTGTGGAGCGTGACCAGCTTCAACGAACTGCGTCGCGACGGCCTGGCCGTAGAGCGCAGCAACCGTCTGCATCCTGGCCAGAAGCCAGCCAAGAGCTACGTCGAAGAGTGCCTGGCTGGCCGTAAGGGTCCGGTTATCGCCTCTACCGACTACATGAAACTGTTTGCTGAACAAATTCGCCAGTGGGTCCCGTCCAAGGAATTCAAAGTCCTGGGCACCGATGGTTTCGGCCGCAGTGACAGCCGCAAGAAGCTGCGTCACTTCTTCGAAGTCGACCGTCACTTCGTGGTGTTGGCAGCCCTGGAAGCCTTGGCTGACCGTGGTGAGATCGAACCCAAGGTGGTGGCTGACGCCATCGTCAAGTTCGGGATCAACCCGGAAAAACGCAACCCACTGGACTGCTGA
- the glnE gene encoding bifunctional [glutamate--ammonia ligase]-adenylyl-L-tyrosine phosphorylase/[glutamate--ammonia-ligase] adenylyltransferase → MSLPTLAELPAILLPYAQRAEQSFRDAVAALDDDHGLSAWTPQRWADFARVCAASDFVIEQSVRYPLMLLELVAWGELDRGFAPGELCSQIAGAVQQAETEDELGRVLRRQRTRQQVRIIWRDLTRQADLVQTCRDLSDMADASIDQAYQWLYQRHCAQFGTPTGRRSGEAQHMVILGMGKLGAVELNLSSDIDLIFAYPEGGETVGVKRSLDNQEFFIRLGQKLIKALDPMTVDGFVFRVDMRLRPYGSAGALVLSFNALEQYYQDQGRDWERYAMIKARVVAGDQVAGAQLLDMLRPFVYRRYLDFSAIEALRTMKQLIQQEVRRKGMAENIKLGSGGIREVEFIAQAFQLIHGGRDLSLQQRPLLNVLGTLEGQGYLPAAVITELRNDYEFLRYTEHAIQAIADRQTQMLPHNPEDQARIAFMLGFSDWAAFHERLMYWRGRVDWHFRQVIADPDEEEGEESELVVGGEWLPLWEESQDDDAACRQLAEGGFTDAPKALKALAGLRGSPQLRAMQRLGRERLDAFIPRLLAQAVEHANPDLVLERVLPLVEAVARRSAYLVLLTENPDALRRLLTLCAASPWIAEQITRFPLLLDELLNEGRLFKPPLAPELAAELRERLTRIPEDDLEQQMEALRHFKLAHRLRVAASEIAGSLPLMKVSDYLTWLAEAILEQVLALAWRQTVAQHGSPQRLDGTLCDPGFIIVGYGKVGGIELGHGSDLDLVFIHDGDPQAETDGAKPIDGAQFFTRLGQRIIHLLTTQTNSGQLYEVDMRLRPSGASGLLVSSLGAFDRYQQNEAWTWEHQALIRARVLVGSQDVGHAFEQVRANVLGRERDLAKLRQEVSEMRTKMRENLGTKATAAGRGANAFEATAVFDLKQDAGGIVDIEFMVQYAALAWSAQHPSLLRYTDNIRILEGLEQVGLMPAADAHLLREVYKAYRSAAHRQALQNEAGTVAGDQFADERRQVMRIWQALGLN, encoded by the coding sequence ATGAGCCTTCCAACGCTGGCCGAACTGCCGGCCATTCTCTTGCCTTATGCCCAGCGGGCCGAGCAGTCATTTCGTGACGCGGTGGCCGCGCTGGACGACGATCATGGCCTTTCTGCGTGGACGCCGCAACGGTGGGCCGACTTCGCCCGCGTGTGCGCTGCCAGTGATTTTGTCATTGAACAGAGTGTTCGTTACCCTTTGATGTTGCTCGAACTGGTGGCCTGGGGCGAGCTGGACCGCGGCTTTGCGCCCGGTGAGCTGTGCAGCCAGATTGCCGGCGCCGTGCAACAGGCCGAAACAGAAGATGAGTTGGGCCGCGTGCTGCGCCGCCAGCGCACGCGCCAGCAGGTGCGCATCATCTGGCGCGACCTGACGCGCCAGGCCGACCTGGTGCAAACCTGTCGCGACCTTTCCGACATGGCCGACGCCAGCATCGACCAGGCCTACCAATGGCTGTACCAGCGCCACTGCGCGCAGTTCGGCACGCCGACCGGGCGGCGCAGCGGTGAGGCGCAGCATATGGTCATCCTCGGCATGGGCAAGCTCGGCGCGGTGGAGCTGAATCTCTCGTCGGATATCGACCTGATTTTCGCCTACCCCGAAGGCGGCGAGACCGTGGGTGTAAAGCGCTCCCTGGACAATCAGGAATTCTTTATTCGTCTTGGTCAAAAATTGATCAAGGCCCTTGATCCTATGACGGTCGACGGTTTTGTCTTCCGTGTGGATATGCGTCTGCGTCCCTACGGCTCGGCCGGTGCGCTGGTGCTCAGCTTCAACGCGTTGGAGCAGTACTACCAGGATCAGGGCCGGGATTGGGAACGCTACGCCATGATCAAGGCGCGCGTAGTGGCCGGTGATCAAGTGGCCGGCGCGCAGTTGCTCGATATGCTGCGCCCGTTCGTCTACCGCCGCTACTTGGACTTTTCCGCCATCGAAGCGCTGCGCACCATGAAGCAGTTGATCCAGCAGGAAGTACGGCGCAAGGGCATGGCCGAGAACATCAAGCTGGGCTCAGGCGGCATTCGGGAGGTGGAGTTTATTGCCCAGGCGTTCCAGCTGATTCATGGCGGCCGCGACCTCAGCCTGCAACAACGCCCACTGCTGAACGTGCTGGGTACGCTTGAGGGGCAGGGTTACCTGCCGGCTGCGGTGATCACCGAACTGCGCAATGACTACGAATTCCTGCGCTACACCGAGCACGCCATCCAGGCGATTGCCGACCGCCAGACCCAAATGCTGCCGCACAATCCCGAAGATCAGGCGCGTATCGCCTTCATGCTGGGCTTCAGCGACTGGGCTGCGTTCCACGAACGCCTGATGTACTGGCGTGGCCGCGTGGACTGGCACTTTCGTCAAGTGATTGCCGACCCTGATGAAGAAGAAGGCGAAGAAAGTGAATTGGTCGTCGGTGGTGAGTGGTTGCCGCTGTGGGAGGAATCCCAGGATGACGACGCCGCATGCCGTCAATTGGCCGAGGGCGGTTTTACCGATGCACCCAAAGCCCTCAAGGCCTTGGCCGGCCTGCGCGGCAGCCCGCAGTTGCGTGCCATGCAGCGGCTGGGGCGCGAGCGCCTGGATGCATTCATTCCGCGCCTGCTGGCCCAGGCGGTCGAGCACGCCAACCCGGACCTGGTGCTGGAGCGCGTGTTGCCGTTGGTGGAGGCCGTCGCCCGGCGTTCGGCCTATCTGGTGTTGCTCACCGAGAACCCGGATGCGCTGCGTCGCCTGCTGACCCTGTGCGCCGCCAGCCCGTGGATCGCCGAACAGATCACCCGTTTCCCGTTGTTGCTCGATGAGCTGCTCAACGAGGGCCGCCTGTTCAAGCCGCCGCTGGCGCCGGAGTTGGCAGCCGAGTTGCGCGAGCGCCTCACCCGCATCCCCGAGGACGACCTTGAACAACAAATGGAGGCCCTGCGTCACTTTAAATTGGCGCACCGCCTGCGAGTCGCGGCCTCGGAAATCGCTGGCAGCCTGCCACTAATGAAAGTCAGCGACTATCTCACCTGGCTGGCCGAAGCCATTCTTGAGCAAGTACTGGCCCTGGCCTGGCGCCAGACTGTCGCCCAGCACGGTTCACCCCAGAGGCTGGACGGCACGCTGTGCGATCCTGGGTTCATCATTGTCGGTTATGGGAAAGTCGGCGGCATCGAACTGGGGCATGGTTCGGATCTGGATCTGGTGTTTATCCACGATGGCGACCCCCAGGCCGAGACCGATGGCGCCAAGCCGATTGACGGCGCGCAGTTCTTCACGCGTCTGGGCCAGCGCATCATTCACCTGCTGACCACCCAGACCAACTCCGGCCAACTGTATGAAGTGGACATGCGCCTGCGACCTTCCGGCGCATCCGGCTTGCTGGTGAGCTCCCTGGGCGCCTTCGATCGCTATCAACAAAATGAAGCCTGGACCTGGGAACATCAGGCGCTCATCCGCGCACGGGTGCTGGTGGGCAGCCAGGATGTGGGCCATGCATTCGAGCAGGTACGGGCCAACGTATTGGGGCGTGAACGGGACTTGGCGAAGCTGCGCCAGGAGGTCAGCGAGATGCGCACCAAGATGCGCGAGAACCTGGGTACCAAGGCCACGGCGGCCGGCAGGGGCGCCAATGCCTTCGAGGCCACGGCGGTGTTCGACCTCAAGCAGGACGCCGGAGGTATCGTCGATATTGAATTTATGGTGCAATACGCGGCTTTGGCGTGGTCTGCGCAACATCCATCGTTGCTGCGCTACACCGACAATATTCGCATTCTGGAGGGCCTTGAGCAGGTCGGGCTGATGCCCGCCGCCGATGCCCATTTGCTGCGTGAGGTGTATAAGGCCTACCGCTCCGCCGCCCACCGCCAGGCCTTGCAGAACGAGGCCGGCACGGTCGCCGGGGACCAGTTTGCCGACGAACGGCGACAGGTGATGCGAATCTGGCAAGCGCTGGGCTTAAATTGA